In the Onychostoma macrolepis isolate SWU-2019 chromosome 09, ASM1243209v1, whole genome shotgun sequence genome, one interval contains:
- the retsatl gene encoding inactive all-trans-retinol 13,14-reductase, translated as MWWILLFIEWLVDWARGTYWYLFGRRSGLCKGTISPPGPLVVDQKKKDRLLQKEFSEFEVPKNFDVIVIGSGIGGLTAAVVLAKLGKKVLVLEQDKQAGGLCKTFTEKGFEFDCGFHYVGQLHENSFLKVALDLITDGQVHFAEQGSHVDTVVIGTATPHKEYTIYNGKKQMEAHLKKQFPNDTKAVEELFKIMKICSKKIHLLCMLKMVPLWFARFILWSGIADLISPIFKYSRTSTTDVVKSLTSNLDLLTVFSQIFYGVPPKNSSCMIDALFLHHSKRGVYYPKGGASEIPYHIIQVLEKHGGKVFVNAPVSSILVDKLNAYGVTVKSGDHDFEVRAPVIISNAGMFTTFKKLLPPEVQTNPKVQDYLHTLKPGKGFFQVFAGFNATMEDLGISSTNMRLYKCNNMDEMMEEYFASDKEAAPDNIPMMYVSFPSAKDPTSCTRFPGQSRMVIHTMVNPKWFEQWNNVNETERDEEYGRYKMRFANHLFEWACVHFPKLKEKVAMLHAVTPINMHELEAAYGSMLSAEHSLDRYQPLNIAMTRCNTPVKSLYLSGQDVFSGGYSGALHGGLLCASTVMDQCLYVDLLLQQKKLKRKVVKKLD; from the exons ATGTGGTGGATTCTGCTTTTCATAGAATGGCTTGTGGATTGGGCACGTGGCACATACTGGTACCTGTTTGGCAGGAGAAGTGGCCTATGCAAGGGGACCATCAGCCCTCCAGGCCCACTAGTTGTAGACCAAAAGAAAAAGGACAGACTTCTTCAGAAAG AGTTTAGTGAATTTGAAGTACCCAAGAACTTTGACGTCATTGTGATTGGCAGTGGTATTGGTGGTTTGACAGCAGCAGTGGTTTTGGCCAAACTAGGAAAGAAAGTCCTGGTTCTGGAGCAAGATAAACAGGCTGGAGGCCTGTGTAAGACCTTCACTGAAAAAGGCTTTGAGTTTGACTGTG GCTTCCATTATGTTGGACAACTTCATGAGAACAGCTTCCTGAAAGTTGCGTTGGATCTGATCACTGATGGCCAGGTGCATTTTGCTGAGCAGGGATCCCATGTGGACACTGTTGTTATTGGTACAGCAACACCGCATAAAGAATACACTATCTACAATGGTAAGAAACAGATGGAGGCTCATCTAAAGAAGCAGTTTCCCAATGATACTAAAGCAGTGGAGGAGCTCTTCAAAATCATGAAG ATCTGTTCCAAGAAGATCCATCTGCTGTGTATGCTGAAGATGGTTCCGCTCTGGTTTGCTCGCTTCATACTGTGGAGTGGAATTGCTGATCTAATATCCCCAATTTTTAAATACTCCCGCACCAGTACAACAGATGTAGTCAAGTCTCTTACCAGCAACCTGGACCTCCTCACAGtgttttctcaaatattttatg GTGTCCCACCCAAAAACTCCAGTTGCATGATTGATGCCCTCTTCTTGCACCACTCAAAGCGTGGTGTGTACTATCCTAAGGGTGGTGCCAGTGAGATCCCATACCACATCATCCAGGTTTTGGAAAAACATGGCGGGAAAGTCTTTGTCAATGCTCCTGTGTCCAGCATTCTAGTTGATAAACTAAATGCGTATG GAGTGACTGTGAAGAGCGGAGATCATGATTTTGAAGTTCGGGCTCCTGTGATTATTTCTAATGCTGGCATGTTCACTACTTTCAAGAAGCTTCTGCCTCCTGAGGTCCAGACAAATCCGA AGGTCCAAGACTATCTTCATACTCTGAAACCAGGCAAAGGATTTTTCCAGGTGTTTGCAGGCTTTAATGCAACTATGGAAGACCTGGGCATCTCCTCAACCAACATGCGACTATATAAGTGCAACAACATGGATGAAAT GATGGAAGAGTACTTTGCTTCAGACAAGGAAGCCGCACCTGACAACATCCCCATGATGTACGTTTCCTTCCCCTCTGCGAAGGATCCCACCTCATGCACCCGTTTCCCAG GGCAGTCACGTATGGTGATCCATACCATGGTCAATCCAAAGTGGTTTGAACAGTGGAACAATGTCAATGAGACTGAAAGGGATGAAGAATATGGAAGATACAAGATGAGATTTGCTAATCATCTCTTTGAATGGGCTTGTGTCCACTTCCCTAAACTGAAAGAGAAG GTAGCAATGTTGCATGCAGTCACTCCCATCAATATGCATGAGCTGGAGGCTGCATATGGATCCATGCTGTCTGCAGAGCACAGTCTGGACCGATACCAGCCTCTGAACATTGCCATGACCAGGTGCAACACTCCTGTCAAGAGCCTCTACCTGTCAG GGCAAGATGTTTTCTCTGGGGGTTATTCTGGTGCTCTACATGGTGGACTTCTTTGTGCTTCAACTGTTATGGATCAGTGTCTGTATGTTGACCTCCTGCTCCAACAGAAGAAACTGAAGAGGAAGGTGGTCAAGAAACTAGATTGA